In the genome of Treponema pedis, one region contains:
- a CDS encoding bifunctional folylpolyglutamate synthase/dihydrofolate synthase — translation MITTDEFTVWLEGFIDYGRNANKSIDNLKKMEKFARYFGNPQKEFKAIHIAGSKGKGSVSIMIASILAEAAVFAGLYTSPHVMDFRERISNSGIFFQDKEYSDAYEKIIAGFNEIIKKEPLIDPGWFEIVTMTAFLLFALQKTEWAVIETGLGGRLDMTNILNPEISVLTPIELEHCNYLGNTIEEIAFEKAGIIKHKTPVFCSRQEDEALKVFKKKAFETDSPFFYLPEIIKTPIAFSVSEKSLKINIEFNNENKIGKLFSRTINTELKLLDEVQAENAALAACTVKYLFPQIKEDIIERGLSKAWLPARFEILSKIPPVIIDGAHTKNSIALCIKTYSKLKLIDKQGVLIFACAEDKDVKSMAEIFKDKFKKIIITIPGESKKSNIEKTFAEFKDIFQNNVQKTVIEKNADYKSVIKNTVAECRLKNLPLLITGSFYLAAEAKTIYNHLHD, via the coding sequence ATGATAACTACTGACGAATTTACGGTTTGGCTTGAAGGTTTTATCGATTACGGCAGAAATGCAAATAAGAGTATCGACAATCTTAAAAAGATGGAAAAATTTGCAAGGTACTTCGGTAATCCGCAAAAAGAATTTAAGGCAATTCATATTGCAGGTTCTAAGGGAAAGGGCTCTGTTTCGATAATGATTGCTTCCATACTGGCGGAAGCGGCTGTTTTTGCAGGGCTTTATACTTCGCCTCATGTAATGGATTTTCGTGAGCGTATTTCCAATTCGGGTATTTTTTTCCAAGATAAAGAATATTCCGATGCTTACGAAAAAATTATTGCAGGCTTTAATGAAATAATAAAAAAAGAACCCCTGATAGACCCGGGCTGGTTTGAAATTGTTACAATGACCGCATTTTTACTTTTCGCTTTGCAAAAAACCGAATGGGCCGTAATTGAAACGGGTTTGGGCGGAAGACTGGATATGACTAATATTTTAAATCCTGAAATTTCAGTGTTAACCCCTATTGAACTTGAGCATTGTAATTATCTCGGAAACACAATCGAAGAAATCGCCTTTGAAAAAGCGGGGATTATAAAACATAAAACTCCGGTTTTTTGCTCCCGGCAGGAAGATGAGGCTTTAAAGGTTTTTAAAAAGAAGGCCTTTGAAACGGACTCCCCTTTTTTTTATTTGCCTGAAATAATTAAAACTCCGATAGCATTTTCGGTATCGGAGAAAAGTTTAAAAATTAATATTGAATTTAACAATGAAAATAAAATAGGGAAACTTTTTTCCCGTACCATAAATACGGAGTTAAAATTACTTGATGAGGTACAGGCTGAAAATGCGGCTCTTGCAGCATGTACCGTAAAATATCTTTTTCCTCAAATAAAAGAGGACATTATCGAGCGGGGATTATCCAAGGCGTGGCTTCCGGCACGTTTTGAAATTCTTTCAAAAATTCCTCCCGTTATAATTGACGGTGCTCATACAAAAAACAGCATTGCTCTTTGTATAAAAACTTATTCAAAATTAAAATTGATAGATAAACAAGGTGTTTTAATTTTTGCCTGTGCCGAAGATAAAGATGTAAAAAGCATGGCGGAAATTTTTAAAGATAAATTTAAAAAAATTATAATTACAATTCCGGGCGAATCCAAAAAAAGCAATATCGAAAAAACTTTTGCCGAATTTAAAGATATTTTTCAAAATAACGTTCAAAAAACGGTAATTGAAAAAAATGCGGATTATAAAAGCGTTATTAAAAATACCGTTGCTGAATGCCGTTTAAAAAATCTTCCCCTTTTGATTACGGGGTCGTTTTATTTGGCGGCGGAAGCAAAAACGATATATAATCATTTACACGATTAG
- a CDS encoding pseudouridine synthase, with product MEKDFFYGNKIKILFENNELAVLYKPRGVPTAPIKKEDKNTLVNFFLNHYPEGAKIIGKKQIEAGLIHRLDTATCGSVLFAKTQDTYDELNTLQLQNLITKTYFTFSDIEKNCDKNFIDNLKLPYKITSQFSPFGPRRKKVIPVFEKSRRFKDKGKMYTTTITSVTKKFNGKFFITCTLTQGFRHQVRSHLSYCGLPICGDALYNSNYNCGEKEAENHEYPLQLYAAGICFPKLKSSASFPKANRVNDYISFLLPPPNKTTP from the coding sequence ATGGAAAAAGATTTTTTTTACGGAAATAAAATAAAAATACTTTTTGAAAATAACGAACTTGCGGTTTTATATAAGCCTCGAGGGGTTCCTACAGCACCTATTAAAAAAGAAGATAAAAACACATTGGTAAATTTTTTTTTAAATCATTATCCTGAAGGAGCAAAGATAATCGGCAAAAAACAAATTGAAGCGGGGCTTATTCACCGCCTCGATACCGCAACTTGCGGCTCGGTTTTATTTGCAAAAACTCAAGATACATACGATGAATTAAATACATTGCAACTACAAAACCTGATTACAAAAACTTATTTTACTTTTTCCGATATTGAAAAAAATTGCGATAAAAATTTTATAGATAATTTAAAACTTCCTTATAAAATTACAAGTCAATTTTCACCATTCGGTCCAAGGCGTAAAAAAGTTATTCCCGTATTTGAAAAAAGCAGGCGGTTTAAAGATAAAGGAAAAATGTATACTACAACAATAACTTCCGTTACAAAAAAATTTAACGGAAAATTTTTTATAACCTGTACTCTTACTCAAGGATTCCGCCATCAAGTACGCTCTCATTTATCTTATTGCGGTTTACCTATTTGCGGAGACGCCCTTTACAATTCAAATTATAATTGCGGTGAAAAGGAAGCGGAAAACCATGAATATCCCTTACAGCTTTATGCGGCAGGTATTTGTTTTCCTAAATTAAAATCTTCCGCTTCCTTTCCTAAAGCTAATCGTGTAAATGATTATATATCGTTTTTGCTTCCGCCGCCAAATAAAACGACCCCGTAA
- a CDS encoding RluA family pseudouridine synthase: MKRQNNNSLPVSFIRKIKVENLSAPVRLDIYCAEKISELTRSQLKSGLKSLSVNSQKAKLSRAVNNGDLIEINWQNPVPMYAEPENIPLKIIYEDENIIAVNKNEGMVTHPAGGNWKGTLVNALNYYRTFNSSYNDEFKTVLNRLSEKKSLGINYNDTVSEKDLYRIGIVHRLDKKTSGIIITARNFKTEVFLKECFKKRLVKKYYLAIIKGCPKNKSGKVKTSVFRSKADRKKFKTSADLSCGKPALSAYKILKTNGEYSLAVFRIFTGRTHQIRLHSKFLGCPVLGDKIYGKKNTADFGDKLFLHSYKLVLNLNNSKKEFKAPLPYYFKKAMQFFFNE; the protein is encoded by the coding sequence ATGAAACGCCAGAACAATAACTCTTTGCCCGTATCATTTATCCGCAAAATAAAAGTTGAAAATCTTTCCGCTCCTGTACGTTTGGATATTTATTGTGCGGAAAAGATTTCAGAGCTTACGCGCTCACAATTAAAAAGCGGATTAAAAAGTTTATCGGTAAATTCTCAAAAAGCAAAACTTTCACGAGCCGTAAATAACGGAGACCTTATTGAAATTAACTGGCAAAATCCCGTTCCCATGTATGCGGAACCTGAAAATATTCCGCTAAAAATAATTTATGAAGATGAAAATATAATTGCCGTAAATAAAAATGAAGGAATGGTTACGCATCCTGCCGGGGGCAATTGGAAAGGTACGCTTGTAAACGCCTTAAATTACTACCGCACCTTTAACTCTTCTTATAACGACGAGTTTAAAACCGTATTAAACCGTTTAAGCGAAAAAAAATCTCTCGGTATAAATTACAATGATACGGTTTCCGAAAAAGATTTATACCGTATAGGAATTGTGCACAGGCTTGATAAAAAAACGTCAGGGATAATAATTACAGCGCGCAATTTTAAAACGGAAGTGTTTTTAAAAGAATGCTTTAAAAAACGGCTTGTAAAAAAATATTATCTTGCAATTATTAAAGGCTGTCCTAAAAACAAATCCGGAAAAGTTAAAACTTCCGTTTTCCGCTCCAAAGCGGACAGAAAAAAATTTAAAACATCGGCTGATTTATCCTGCGGTAAACCCGCTCTTTCGGCATATAAAATTTTAAAAACAAACGGAGAGTATTCTCTTGCAGTATTTAGAATTTTTACCGGCCGCACGCATCAAATCAGACTTCATTCAAAATTTTTAGGCTGTCCCGTATTGGGAGATAAAATATACGGTAAGAAAAACACGGCCGATTTCGGCGATAAATTATTTCTTCACTCTTATAAATTGGTTCTTAACTTAAATAATTCAAAAAAAGAATTTAAAGCACCTCTTCCGTACTATTTTAAAAAAGCAATGCAATTTTTTTTTAACGAGTAA
- the rsmA gene encoding 16S rRNA (adenine(1518)-N(6)/adenine(1519)-N(6))-dimethyltransferase RsmA, translating into MCESRKPKLPNYDSPSELKSFLDFSGLGMQKKFGQNFLTDRNTRNALLSFLKIKEGTRVWEVGAGLGAMTELLLQRGANLTAFEIDKGFSKLLKFFFTGQNKFRLVEGDVQKTWKLEIKEKGKPEIFFGNLPYNIALDLISSIIEQEVIFDSMLITVQKEAAERIIAKPGNKNYTVLSVLCSIFYECKIVKTIPASSFWPKPNVESAAVLFTPKKEFPAGRDFIFFVKTVKALFSSRRKTVKNNLSAWLKSNGFTCTAEEVLKTCGLNENLRAENLSLYDFLSLSNIIAKTRTEGFAKAEY; encoded by the coding sequence ATGTGCGAAAGCCGTAAACCGAAGCTGCCTAATTATGATTCTCCGTCCGAATTAAAAAGTTTTTTGGATTTTTCCGGTTTGGGAATGCAAAAAAAATTCGGTCAAAATTTTTTAACGGACAGAAATACTCGCAACGCTCTTCTATCCTTCCTCAAAATTAAAGAAGGAACGAGAGTATGGGAAGTCGGAGCCGGACTGGGAGCGATGACGGAGCTTCTTTTGCAAAGAGGAGCTAATCTTACGGCCTTTGAAATAGATAAAGGCTTTTCAAAGTTATTAAAATTTTTTTTTACAGGGCAAAATAAATTCAGACTTGTAGAAGGCGATGTACAGAAAACATGGAAACTTGAAATTAAGGAAAAAGGTAAACCTGAAATTTTTTTCGGTAATCTTCCTTATAACATCGCCTTAGACCTTATTTCATCAATAATAGAACAAGAAGTTATTTTTGATTCTATGCTGATTACCGTTCAAAAAGAAGCGGCCGAAAGAATTATTGCAAAACCCGGTAATAAAAATTATACGGTACTTTCGGTTTTATGCAGCATATTTTATGAATGTAAAATAGTAAAAACGATTCCGGCCTCATCCTTTTGGCCTAAACCCAATGTCGAATCAGCGGCGGTATTATTTACTCCGAAAAAAGAATTTCCCGCAGGCAGGGATTTTATTTTTTTTGTAAAAACGGTAAAAGCCCTTTTTTCTTCAAGACGAAAAACCGTAAAAAATAATTTAAGCGCATGGCTTAAATCAAACGGTTTTACCTGTACTGCCGAAGAGGTTTTAAAAACTTGCGGTTTAAACGAAAATCTGCGGGCGGAAAATCTTTCCCTCTATGATTTTTTATCGTTATCGAATATAATAGCAAAAACGCGGACGGAAGGCTTTGCAAAAGCCGAGTATTAA
- a CDS encoding PTS sugar transporter subunit IIA, producing the protein MTDEILTIEEVAKYLRVSDRTVYEWAQKGEIPAGKIGTVWRFKRDEIENWVDERLASSKKAAPKNRELKPEAFLSPDRVVLLDYSAKNDVLVKMSEVLASAPQVKNREDLLNSILKREAIMSTAIGRGIAVPHVRLASVTDLVMAVGVSQKDILDFDAIDGKPVRIVFMIAAANSQHAHYLQTISYFSNKLRNEEIKNAVINSKDTMEIYSLLCK; encoded by the coding sequence TTGACCGATGAAATTTTAACCATTGAAGAAGTAGCCAAATATTTGAGAGTTTCGGACCGTACGGTTTACGAATGGGCTCAAAAAGGCGAAATACCGGCAGGAAAGATAGGCACCGTCTGGCGTTTTAAACGGGACGAAATTGAAAACTGGGTGGACGAAAGACTTGCTTCGTCAAAAAAAGCGGCTCCGAAAAACAGGGAGTTGAAACCGGAAGCTTTTTTATCGCCCGATAGGGTCGTTCTTTTAGATTATTCCGCTAAAAATGACGTATTGGTAAAAATGTCGGAAGTTCTTGCTTCCGCTCCGCAAGTAAAGAACCGGGAAGATTTATTAAATTCGATTTTAAAGCGCGAAGCGATTATGTCCACGGCAATAGGACGAGGCATTGCGGTCCCTCACGTACGCCTTGCTTCCGTTACCGATTTGGTTATGGCGGTGGGAGTTTCTCAAAAGGACATTTTGGATTTTGACGCAATAGACGGCAAACCCGTCCGTATAGTATTTATGATTGCCGCGGCAAACAGTCAGCATGCCCACTATTTGCAGACTATTTCGTATTTCAGCAATAAATTAAGAAACGAAGAAATAAAGAATGCCGTTATAAATTCCAAAGATACGATGGAAATTTATTCGCTTCTTTGTAAATAG
- a CDS encoding DUF1361 domain-containing protein, which translates to MHNYFKNIFRIKSTLILLFLSVFCLFLSVCRIFIAENKFLLFLIWNLFLAFIPWCISSVLYLSKSLKKIIFAAAAFIWLIFFPNALYIVTDIIHLKTASPTVRWYDLILLFSYSFAGLFYGFVSLDFMETKIKILFKIKYPQIVSALVIYLSAFGIYLGRFLRWNSWDLLTNLSQVLSDLFLPIKNPFIHARTWAFILLLGTLFNLLYASYKTFQKPLEKL; encoded by the coding sequence ATGCACAATTATTTTAAAAATATTTTCCGAATAAAAAGTACTCTTATTTTACTTTTCCTTTCCGTATTTTGTTTATTTTTATCGGTTTGCCGTATATTCATTGCGGAAAATAAATTTTTGCTTTTTTTAATTTGGAATTTATTTTTAGCATTTATTCCGTGGTGTATTTCCTCCGTTTTATATCTTTCCAAATCCTTAAAAAAAATAATCTTTGCCGCAGCGGCGTTTATTTGGCTTATTTTTTTTCCTAATGCGCTTTATATCGTAACGGATATTATCCACTTAAAAACCGCTTCTCCTACCGTAAGATGGTATGATTTAATTCTTCTTTTTTCTTACAGCTTCGCAGGGCTTTTTTACGGTTTTGTAAGTTTGGATTTTATGGAAACAAAAATTAAAATTCTGTTTAAAATAAAATATCCTCAAATTGTTTCAGCCCTTGTTATTTATCTTTCGGCTTTCGGAATTTATCTTGGAAGATTTTTACGTTGGAATTCATGGGACTTACTTACAAATTTATCGCAAGTGCTTTCCGATTTGTTTTTACCTATAAAAAATCCTTTTATTCACGCAAGAACATGGGCGTTTATCCTTTTACTGGGAACACTTTTTAATCTTTTATATGCTTCATATAAAACTTTTCAAAAACCGCTTGAAAAATTATAA
- a CDS encoding metal ABC transporter solute-binding protein, Zn/Mn family, whose product MKSMLKTVSVSVIFALLAVNLTAMGAKDVPDNGKKNVAVTFDAIKELTGAVAKDKVNIMPIIPPGMEAHGFEPKAKDLAFLSKADVLVYNGLDMEFWLEKALDAVKNDKLVKIEAVEGITPIKAEHHYHGEGVCPICGKVHGHEEGEEHDHHHGEFDPHAWLSLTSAKIMVQNIEKGLSKADPENAQFYKENADKYIAELDMLLKDYTAKFESITNKHFVTGHAAFAYLCRDFKLEQNAVMGVFAEGEPNAKELAELVEYCKKNKVKVIFSEEAASPEISKTLAKELGVKVEKIYTIEIAEDNMSYLERMALNLKKIYENLK is encoded by the coding sequence ATGAAATCTATGTTAAAAACAGTGTCGGTTTCCGTTATTTTTGCACTTCTTGCAGTAAATTTAACCGCAATGGGTGCTAAAGATGTTCCCGACAACGGAAAGAAAAACGTTGCGGTAACCTTTGATGCAATCAAAGAACTTACCGGAGCGGTAGCCAAGGATAAAGTTAATATCATGCCTATAATTCCTCCGGGAATGGAGGCTCACGGCTTTGAGCCCAAGGCAAAAGACCTTGCTTTTTTGTCAAAAGCCGATGTACTTGTTTATAACGGACTTGATATGGAATTTTGGCTTGAAAAGGCCTTAGATGCCGTAAAAAACGATAAACTTGTAAAAATTGAAGCCGTAGAAGGGATTACCCCTATAAAGGCGGAACATCATTACCATGGGGAAGGAGTTTGTCCTATTTGCGGAAAAGTTCACGGCCATGAGGAAGGTGAAGAACATGACCATCACCACGGAGAATTCGACCCCCACGCATGGCTCAGCCTTACTTCAGCAAAAATCATGGTACAAAATATTGAAAAAGGCTTAAGCAAGGCAGACCCGGAAAATGCGCAATTTTATAAAGAAAATGCGGATAAATATATTGCGGAATTGGATATGCTTTTAAAAGATTACACGGCAAAATTCGAGTCTATTACAAACAAACACTTTGTAACCGGCCATGCCGCTTTCGCATACTTGTGCAGAGACTTTAAATTGGAGCAAAATGCCGTAATGGGCGTATTTGCCGAAGGCGAGCCCAATGCAAAAGAGCTTGCCGAACTTGTAGAATACTGCAAAAAAAATAAGGTAAAAGTAATTTTTTCCGAAGAAGCTGCAAGTCCTGAAATTTCCAAAACGCTTGCAAAAGAATTGGGCGTAAAAGTGGAAAAAATATATACCATTGAAATTGCGGAAGATAATATGTCTTACCTTGAAAGAATGGCGTTAAATTTAAAGAAAATTTACGAAAATCTTAAATAA
- a CDS encoding dihydrofolate reductase has product MIALIAARSKNNVIGKNGRLPWNIPEDLKRFKKLTDGNTVIMGRKTFEDIGAPLVNRFNIVLSRTKKIKTENCITAENFSEALKKAASSDVFIIGGEEVFREALPIVDIMYITEIDAEYSGDTYFPQFELTEFERTEGHKIDTPVPYRYVTYIKKIKIL; this is encoded by the coding sequence ATGATTGCATTGATTGCAGCACGGTCAAAAAATAACGTTATCGGAAAAAACGGCCGTCTTCCGTGGAATATTCCTGAAGACTTAAAGCGGTTTAAAAAATTAACTGACGGGAATACCGTTATTATGGGGAGAAAAACCTTTGAAGATATAGGAGCGCCCCTAGTAAACCGCTTTAATATTGTTTTATCGCGTACAAAAAAAATAAAAACGGAAAACTGCATTACGGCGGAAAATTTCAGCGAAGCTTTGAAAAAAGCCGCAAGCTCCGATGTGTTCATTATAGGAGGCGAAGAGGTGTTCCGCGAAGCCCTCCCGATAGTCGATATAATGTATATTACGGAAATAGATGCGGAATATTCAGGCGATACTTATTTTCCGCAATTCGAGCTTACGGAATTTGAGCGTACGGAAGGACATAAAATAGATACCCCCGTTCCTTATCGCTATGTAACATATATTAAGAAAATAAAAATTTTATAA
- the folP gene encoding dihydropteroate synthase — protein MENLKFKCKNKELFGNGETILCGILNVTPDSFSDGGKYFSKETAVSHAKKLIKDGAAILDIGGESTRPGSTPVSAEDEIARIVPVIKAIKKESDIIISVDTWKSEVARASLEAGADIINDITGFAGDKKMPEVIGASDAGVILMFNPVIARPDNEGSKIFPVFGKNEIFTAEDLEALNKLPIEKMMAAYFQKILTVAENNHIPKERIMLDLGIGFGLTKRENLKLISCIEDIHKMGCFSFLGVSRKRFIVNILQENGVDADIKNSGRLGKYRLRLGLFNRRSFLYRCKRSSRS, from the coding sequence ATGGAAAACTTGAAGTTTAAATGTAAAAATAAAGAATTATTCGGTAACGGTGAAACGATTTTATGCGGAATTCTTAACGTAACGCCTGATTCTTTTTCGGACGGCGGAAAGTATTTTTCAAAAGAAACGGCTGTAAGCCATGCGAAAAAGCTAATTAAAGACGGGGCGGCTATTTTGGATATAGGCGGGGAATCTACAAGGCCCGGAAGTACTCCCGTTTCGGCGGAAGATGAAATTGCAAGAATAGTACCTGTAATTAAAGCAATTAAAAAAGAATCTGATATTATTATTTCGGTGGATACTTGGAAATCGGAGGTTGCAAGGGCTTCACTTGAAGCGGGTGCGGATATTATTAATGATATAACCGGGTTTGCGGGAGATAAAAAAATGCCCGAGGTGATAGGAGCCTCCGATGCCGGAGTAATTCTTATGTTTAATCCCGTTATTGCCCGTCCCGATAACGAAGGTTCCAAGATTTTTCCCGTATTCGGAAAAAACGAAATATTTACGGCGGAAGACTTGGAAGCATTAAATAAACTGCCTATTGAAAAAATGATGGCTGCATATTTTCAAAAAATACTTACGGTTGCGGAAAATAATCATATTCCCAAAGAAAGGATTATGCTTGACCTGGGAATAGGCTTCGGATTGACAAAACGGGAAAATTTAAAACTGATTTCATGTATAGAAGATATTCATAAAATGGGCTGCTTTTCTTTTTTGGGTGTTTCAAGAAAACGCTTTATAGTAAATATTTTACAGGAAAACGGAGTTGACGCGGATATAAAAAACTCCGGAAGGCTTGGAAAATATAGATTACGGCTCGGCCTTTTTAACCGCCGCAGCTTCTTATATAGGTGTAAACGTTCTTCGCGTTCATAA
- the folK gene encoding 2-amino-4-hydroxy-6-hydroxymethyldihydropteridine diphosphokinase, with product MEKNVWIALGGNIGDREGYLKKALGLMEKRGIKPVLISSFIETKAYGKTDQADFINAVCKAKTNLSPLELLHTLLDIEKTLKRVRIIKWGPRTIDLDILFYEDEVLKTEELTVPHPEMEKRSFVLKPLSEISPEKLHPVCKKNVKTLLDNLELSEETAWLNARMQLGIKPGLENIRALLSRLGNPHKEYPCLHIAGTNGKGSLCAYLSCVLENAGYKTGLFTSPAIETLTEQFRINRKNIPDSELLSVLKHIHSVVDDMEKHNMFPTYFEIITAIGFEYFKRRNADIAVIETGMGGLYDSTNVIEKPLASFITTIDYDHTDYLGDTLEKIAEHKAGIIKKDSYVFCYPNGSNITDIFKKAAKNAGSQIYVLNESEINSCSVSLTETVFSYGKFKDIHLSMRGKHQVNNAALAILGLTVLRTEQKLHFTDEQLYCGLNEAFLTARIEVLQKKPLFILDGSHNTEGIKALTETLLHLNYKRLILGIGILKDKNYGDMLKMLIPEASEIVVTEVPVARALKAEELFKEASLLHSNVYCEKNIFAALKKTFSAAEEEDLILWCGSLYLAGEIKKAYYFLRQEHEK from the coding sequence ATGGAAAAAAATGTTTGGATAGCTCTGGGCGGAAATATCGGCGATAGGGAAGGGTATCTTAAAAAAGCCTTGGGGCTTATGGAAAAAAGAGGTATAAAACCGGTTTTAATTTCTTCATTTATAGAAACAAAGGCTTACGGTAAAACCGACCAGGCGGATTTTATTAACGCAGTATGTAAGGCAAAAACAAATTTATCCCCCTTAGAGCTTTTGCATACATTATTGGATATAGAAAAAACTCTTAAAAGAGTGAGGATAATTAAATGGGGCCCTCGCACTATAGATTTGGATATTCTTTTTTATGAAGATGAGGTATTAAAAACCGAAGAGTTAACCGTTCCTCATCCCGAAATGGAAAAACGAAGTTTTGTTTTAAAACCTCTTTCGGAAATAAGTCCCGAAAAACTTCACCCCGTATGTAAAAAAAACGTAAAAACCTTACTGGATAATCTTGAGCTGTCGGAAGAAACTGCTTGGCTTAATGCAAGAATGCAATTGGGCATTAAGCCCGGACTTGAAAATATAAGAGCTTTGTTATCCCGTTTGGGAAATCCTCATAAAGAATATCCCTGTCTTCATATCGCTGGAACAAACGGAAAAGGCTCTCTTTGCGCATATCTTTCATGTGTACTTGAAAATGCCGGTTATAAAACAGGTTTATTTACTTCTCCTGCAATTGAAACCCTTACGGAACAGTTCCGAATTAACCGTAAAAATATACCGGATTCGGAACTTTTATCGGTTTTAAAACACATACATTCCGTTGTTGACGATATGGAAAAGCATAATATGTTTCCGACATATTTTGAAATTATAACTGCAATAGGGTTTGAATATTTTAAACGCCGAAATGCGGATATCGCAGTTATAGAAACCGGAATGGGAGGCCTTTATGATTCTACAAATGTTATAGAAAAACCTCTTGCGTCCTTTATTACAACAATTGATTACGACCATACGGATTATTTGGGAGATACTTTAGAAAAAATAGCGGAACATAAGGCCGGAATTATAAAAAAAGATTCCTATGTTTTTTGCTATCCTAACGGAAGCAATATAACGGATATTTTTAAAAAAGCGGCAAAAAATGCGGGCTCGCAAATTTATGTTTTAAACGAAAGCGAAATAAACTCCTGTTCAGTGAGTTTAACTGAAACGGTCTTTTCTTACGGAAAATTTAAAGATATACATTTATCTATGCGCGGAAAACATCAGGTAAATAATGCCGCTTTGGCAATTTTGGGGCTTACCGTTTTACGGACGGAACAAAAATTGCATTTTACCGATGAACAGTTATACTGCGGTTTAAACGAGGCCTTTCTTACGGCGCGTATTGAAGTGCTTCAAAAAAAGCCCTTATTTATACTTGACGGTTCCCATAACACGGAAGGAATTAAAGCCTTAACCGAAACTCTTTTACACCTTAATTATAAGCGTTTGATTTTGGGTATAGGGATTTTAAAAGACAAAAATTACGGCGATATGCTTAAAATGCTAATACCCGAGGCTTCGGAAATTGTAGTTACGGAAGTTCCGGTTGCAAGGGCCTTAAAAGCGGAAGAATTGTTTAAAGAAGCCTCTTTATTGCACTCAAATGTATATTGTGAAAAAAATATCTTTGCCGCATTGAAAAAAACATTTTCGGCAGCCGAAGAAGAAGACTTGATATTGTGGTGCGGCTCATTATATTTGGCGGGAGAAATAAAAAAAGCATATTATTTTTTACGACAAGAACACGAAAAATAG
- a CDS encoding M23 family metallopeptidase, translating to MKKSYCLITAVFGVLFLAVVASAVFNGLQLKAPVVYHSETGMGGGDSRLPTFRPDEEISEITVPPLDYRVYSVKRGDMVGEIAAKYGVSQDSIISVNKLKNTRSLQIGQLLKIPSMDGIVYTVKKGDTPEKLADSYKISLEKLALVNNISDNNMLKAGAVVFLPDAKLDWITLQEINGDLFKIPIHGRYRISSRYGWRRDPFTGLRSFHNGIDLATYKGAPIYAALAGTVVATGYSNIYGNYVIVRHHSGYQTLYGHLNTILTKRGQYVTNQTRIGSVGTTGRSTGPHLHFTVYKNGATINPAAVWN from the coding sequence ATGAAAAAGTCTTATTGTCTTATAACAGCAGTTTTTGGTGTTCTCTTTTTGGCGGTTGTTGCCTCCGCGGTTTTTAACGGATTACAGTTAAAAGCTCCGGTTGTTTATCATTCGGAAACGGGAATGGGCGGGGGCGACTCGAGGCTTCCTACATTTAGACCGGATGAAGAAATTTCGGAAATTACCGTTCCGCCTTTAGACTATCGGGTTTATTCGGTAAAGCGCGGAGATATGGTAGGTGAAATAGCGGCAAAATACGGAGTAAGTCAAGATTCCATTATAAGCGTAAACAAACTTAAAAATACGCGTTCTCTTCAAATAGGACAGCTTTTAAAAATCCCTTCAATGGACGGAATAGTATATACGGTAAAAAAAGGCGATACGCCTGAAAAACTTGCAGATTCATATAAAATTTCTTTGGAAAAACTTGCCTTGGTTAATAATATTTCGGATAATAACATGCTTAAAGCCGGTGCCGTAGTCTTTTTACCAGATGCAAAATTGGATTGGATTACCTTACAGGAAATTAACGGCGACCTTTTTAAAATACCGATTCACGGAAGATATAGAATTTCTTCCCGTTACGGTTGGAGAAGAGACCCTTTTACGGGACTGCGCAGTTTTCATAACGGTATAGATTTGGCGACATATAAGGGAGCTCCCATTTATGCGGCTCTTGCCGGCACGGTAGTTGCTACCGGATACAGCAATATTTACGGAAATTATGTAATAGTAAGACATCATTCTGGGTACCAAACCCTTTACGGACACCTGAATACGATTTTAACGAAACGCGGTCAATATGTAACCAATCAAACGAGAATAGGTTCCGTAGGTACTACAGGAAGAAGTACCGGGCCGCATCTTCATTTTACGGTTTATAAAAACGGGGCAACAATTAATCCTGCGGCCGTATGGAATTAG